From the genome of Oikeobacillus pervagus, one region includes:
- a CDS encoding F0F1 ATP synthase subunit epsilon, producing the protein MKTLKVSIVTPDGPVHESDVDMVSAKAQSGELGILPGHIPMVAPLNIGAIRLKSGNDTKLVAVSGGFLEVRPEQVTILAQSAENAEDIDIQRAKAAKERAERRLQEQKDNIDFTRAELALKRAINRINVHENRF; encoded by the coding sequence ATGAAGACATTAAAAGTCAGTATCGTCACTCCTGATGGCCCAGTGCATGAGTCGGATGTAGATATGGTCAGTGCAAAGGCCCAAAGTGGTGAACTTGGTATTTTACCTGGACATATCCCGATGGTTGCGCCATTAAATATTGGTGCTATCCGCTTAAAAAGCGGCAATGACACAAAGTTAGTTGCTGTCAGCGGTGGCTTTTTAGAAGTTCGTCCGGAGCAAGTAACTATTTTAGCACAATCAGCTGAAAATGCAGAGGATATCGATATTCAACGTGCTAAAGCGGCAAAGGAACGAGCAGAAAGACGTCTCCAAGAACAAAAGGACAATATTGATTTTACTCGTGCAGAATTAGCTTTAAAACGTGCGATTAATAGAATCAATGTTCACGAAAATAGATTCTAA
- the atpD gene encoding F0F1 ATP synthase subunit beta, translating to MNKGRVLQIMGPVVDVKFESGQLPDIYNALKIAYKAQTESEVSIDLTLEVALHLGDDTVRTIAMSSTDGVQRGMEVQDMGKPISVPVGDVTLGRVFNVLGETIDLNEPIPGDARRDGIHREAPTFEQLSTEVEILETGIKVVDLLAPYIKGGKIGLFGGAGVGKTVLIQELINNIAQEHGGISVFAGVGERTREGNDLYYEMSDSGVISKTAMVFGQMNEPPGARMRVALTGLTMAEYFRDEQGQDVLLFIDNIFRFTQAGSEVSALLGRMPSAVGYQPTLATEMGRLQERITSTNVGSVTSIQAIYVPADDYTDPAPATTFAHLDATTNLERKLSEMGIYPAVDPLASTSRALSPDIVGEEHYEVARKVQQTLQRYKELQDIIAILGMDELSEEDKLTVQRARRIQFFLSQNFHVAEQFTGQPGSYVPVQETVKGFKEILDGKYDHLPEDAFRLVGRIEEVVEKAKEMGVEV from the coding sequence ATGAACAAAGGACGCGTTCTTCAAATAATGGGTCCGGTAGTTGATGTTAAGTTCGAAAGCGGTCAGCTTCCAGATATTTATAACGCGTTAAAAATCGCGTACAAAGCGCAAACAGAATCAGAAGTAAGCATCGACCTAACTTTAGAGGTGGCTCTTCATTTAGGAGATGACACGGTTAGAACGATTGCTATGTCTTCAACTGACGGTGTGCAACGCGGTATGGAAGTACAAGATATGGGAAAACCGATCTCTGTACCAGTAGGGGACGTAACATTAGGTCGTGTATTTAACGTTTTAGGTGAAACAATCGACTTGAATGAGCCAATTCCTGGCGATGCTCGTCGTGATGGAATTCATCGTGAAGCACCTACATTCGAACAACTTTCAACAGAAGTTGAAATTTTAGAAACAGGAATTAAAGTAGTAGACTTACTTGCTCCTTATATTAAGGGTGGTAAGATCGGATTATTCGGTGGTGCCGGAGTTGGTAAAACCGTTTTAATTCAGGAGCTTATTAACAATATTGCGCAAGAACATGGTGGTATTTCTGTATTCGCGGGTGTAGGGGAACGTACACGTGAAGGAAATGACCTTTATTATGAAATGAGCGACTCTGGTGTTATTAGTAAAACAGCCATGGTCTTTGGACAAATGAACGAACCACCCGGTGCACGTATGCGTGTTGCTTTAACAGGTTTAACAATGGCGGAATATTTCCGTGATGAACAAGGACAAGACGTATTGCTTTTCATTGATAATATTTTCCGTTTCACACAAGCAGGTTCTGAAGTTTCTGCCCTACTTGGTCGTATGCCATCTGCAGTTGGTTATCAACCAACATTAGCAACAGAAATGGGCCGTTTACAGGAACGTATTACATCTACAAATGTTGGATCTGTTACATCAATTCAAGCGATTTACGTGCCTGCCGATGACTACACTGACCCAGCACCAGCAACAACTTTCGCTCACTTAGATGCAACAACAAACCTTGAGCGTAAACTTTCTGAGATGGGTATCTATCCAGCAGTAGATCCATTAGCATCGACTTCACGTGCATTGTCACCTGATATTGTAGGAGAGGAACATTACGAAGTAGCTCGTAAAGTACAACAAACATTACAACGTTATAAAGAACTTCAAGATATCATTGCGATCCTAGGGATGGATGAATTATCTGAAGAAGATAAATTAACAGTACAACGTGCGCGTCGTATTCAGTTCTTCTTATCACAAAACTTCCACGTTGCTGAACAATTTACTGGTCAACCAGGTTCATATGTGCCAGTACAAGAAACAGTAAAAGGATTTAAAGAAATTCTTGATGGTAAGTATGACCATCTTCCTGAAGATGCATTCCGTCTAGTTGGTCGCATTGAAGAAGTAGTAGAAAAGGCTAAAGAGATGGGTGTAGAGGTATAA
- a CDS encoding DUF1146 family protein, which yields MVSGFGQQALVSILTHLVFLALTFWALQALQFEKLLKPNRVFQARLLYVLLTIAIGSSISNFFLDYLLWSQQLPLIFQ from the coding sequence ATGGTATCGGGATTCGGCCAACAAGCGTTAGTAAGCATCTTAACTCATCTTGTGTTTCTAGCACTCACTTTTTGGGCTTTGCAAGCATTACAATTTGAAAAATTACTAAAGCCAAATCGAGTTTTTCAAGCCCGATTATTATATGTTCTTTTAACAATTGCCATCGGATCTTCAATAAGTAACTTTTTCTTGGATTATTTACTATGGTCTCAGCAATTACCACTAATCTTTCAATAA
- a CDS encoding DUF6583 family protein, translating into MSNLDGKQPSNKRTLKTTTAKLWTWISIIAVILIAGALYVYFIYFKLTPKELYLYSEAQTFKQASEEFQKKYGEELKLNERLTSEPSSSRYNISGEFTTTEQNPDIEMIQQIIEKMSLELQSDIDPHKNQLQSKITVKMDDAKLADAEIYQSSKQLALRVPFLYSQYLYVNSKDFGDMMRKVDPTYAGPDEYSYNMMKWEDILLSEKEKDHVKETYKQFLLDELKEDNFKLIKGATIQVDDQEVDANKIELNMSEKEVQHFMSAFFEKVSKDEELLKIIQKRYALYYDNLKLSDPMGEFPEPKEFKKELKEEFQKLSKEAKDLSVPSGFASTVWVNKDKVVVKREIEFKAGDLDPVDVKVNTLQVDHNGHHIKSFHTEMKSEEDEELVLSFDKKQKDKNREESKYKVVVKEFGKKVVDGQLNLQSDYQNKDGKKQSKHTFDGEIGGDSFENEKLSFSGTLDDETEINLKKDYMDQKFGIDLTIGTNADEFGLTLDFKGNTKFKEKLNFPKLTENQAVNVSELDEQQLFDLQQEMSGNLEKWLMKFMTNMYLGEGS; encoded by the coding sequence GTGAGTAATCTTGATGGAAAACAGCCAAGCAACAAAAGAACGTTAAAGACAACTACAGCGAAGCTATGGACTTGGATTAGTATTATTGCTGTTATTTTGATTGCGGGAGCTTTGTACGTGTACTTTATTTACTTCAAGCTAACACCTAAAGAACTATATTTATATTCTGAGGCCCAAACATTTAAACAAGCCTCAGAAGAATTTCAAAAGAAGTATGGAGAGGAATTAAAATTAAATGAAAGATTAACGAGTGAGCCTTCATCATCGAGGTACAATATTTCAGGTGAATTTACAACGACAGAGCAAAATCCGGATATAGAAATGATCCAACAAATTATTGAAAAAATGAGTTTAGAGCTCCAGTCCGATATCGATCCACATAAAAATCAATTACAAAGTAAGATTACGGTTAAGATGGATGATGCGAAGTTAGCGGATGCTGAAATCTATCAATCAAGTAAACAACTAGCATTGCGGGTTCCTTTTCTGTATAGTCAATATTTATACGTAAATTCCAAGGACTTCGGAGATATGATGCGGAAAGTGGATCCAACTTATGCGGGGCCAGATGAATATAGTTATAATATGATGAAATGGGAAGATATTTTATTGTCAGAAAAAGAAAAAGACCATGTAAAAGAAACGTACAAACAATTTTTGCTTGATGAATTGAAGGAAGACAACTTTAAATTAATAAAAGGGGCAACAATTCAAGTTGATGACCAAGAAGTGGATGCAAACAAAATTGAATTAAACATGAGCGAGAAAGAAGTTCAACATTTTATGTCAGCCTTTTTTGAAAAGGTATCCAAAGACGAAGAGCTATTAAAGATCATACAAAAACGCTATGCTCTTTACTATGATAATCTTAAACTATCAGATCCGATGGGGGAATTCCCAGAACCGAAAGAATTTAAGAAGGAATTAAAGGAAGAGTTTCAAAAATTAAGTAAAGAAGCAAAAGATCTTAGTGTTCCATCAGGGTTCGCTTCGACTGTTTGGGTGAATAAGGATAAAGTCGTCGTGAAGAGGGAGATCGAATTTAAAGCCGGAGATCTTGACCCAGTTGATGTAAAAGTTAATACACTTCAAGTTGATCATAATGGCCATCATATTAAGTCATTCCATACAGAAATGAAATCAGAAGAAGACGAAGAGCTAGTTTTATCTTTTGATAAAAAACAAAAAGATAAGAATAGGGAGGAATCAAAGTATAAAGTAGTTGTGAAGGAATTCGGTAAAAAGGTTGTAGATGGACAATTAAATCTTCAATCCGATTATCAAAATAAAGACGGGAAAAAGCAATCGAAACATACCTTTGACGGTGAAATAGGCGGGGATTCTTTTGAAAATGAAAAGCTAAGCTTCTCAGGCACATTGGATGATGAGACGGAGATCAACTTAAAGAAAGATTATATGGATCAAAAGTTTGGTATTGATCTTACAATTGGCACGAATGCGGATGAATTTGGCTTAACACTTGATTTCAAAGGAAATACTAAATTCAAGGAAAAACTTAACTTCCCTAAACTAACTGAAAATCAGGCAGTCAATGTATCAGAACTTGATGAACAACAATTATTTGATCTGCAGCAAGAAATGAGTGGGAATTTAGAAAAATGGCTCATGAAGTTTATGACCAATATGTATTTGGGTGAAGGAAGCTAA